In Synechocystis sp. PCC 6714, the following are encoded in one genomic region:
- a CDS encoding branched-chain amino acid transaminase: MHKFLPIAYFEEKFVPFEDAKISVATHALHYGTAAFGGLRGIPDPADPSTILLFRLDRHGDRLSKSAKFLHYDISAEKIKGVIVDFVKKNQPDKSFYIRPLVYSSGLGIAPRLHNLEKDFLVYGLEMGDYLAADGVSCRISSWYRQEDRSFPLRGKISAAYITSALAKTEAVESGFDEAILMNSQGKVCEATGMNVFMVRNGQIVTPGNEQDILEGITRDSILTIAADLGIPTCQRPIDKSELMIADEVFLSGTAAKITPVKQIENFALGGDRPVTEKLREVLTAVTENREPKYQDWVFKISLN, translated from the coding sequence ATGCACAAGTTTTTGCCGATCGCCTACTTTGAAGAGAAGTTTGTCCCCTTTGAGGATGCCAAAATCTCCGTTGCCACCCATGCTCTCCACTATGGCACAGCGGCCTTTGGGGGTTTACGGGGTATTCCCGACCCGGCGGACCCTAGCACCATTCTGCTGTTTCGTTTGGACCGCCACGGCGATCGCCTCAGTAAAAGTGCCAAATTTTTACACTACGACATCAGTGCCGAGAAAATTAAAGGAGTTATTGTTGATTTCGTTAAAAAGAATCAGCCCGATAAATCCTTTTACATCCGCCCATTGGTCTATAGTTCCGGTTTAGGCATTGCCCCGCGGTTACATAATCTGGAAAAAGATTTCCTCGTTTACGGCTTAGAAATGGGGGATTATCTGGCCGCCGATGGGGTTAGTTGCCGCATCAGTTCTTGGTATCGCCAGGAGGACCGTAGTTTTCCGTTGCGGGGCAAAATCAGTGCCGCCTACATCACCTCCGCTCTGGCCAAAACCGAAGCAGTGGAATCAGGTTTTGACGAAGCTATTTTGATGAATTCCCAGGGGAAAGTTTGCGAAGCCACAGGCATGAATGTTTTCATGGTACGGAATGGGCAAATTGTCACCCCTGGTAACGAACAGGATATTCTCGAAGGCATCACCAGGGACAGTATTCTCACCATTGCTGCGGATTTAGGCATTCCCACCTGTCAGCGCCCCATTGACAAGTCCGAATTAATGATTGCCGATGAAGTCTTTTTAAGTGGTACGGCGGCTAAAATCACCCCCGTTAAACAGATTGAAAACTTTGCCCTCGGTGGCGATCGCCCGGTTACGGAAAAATTACGGGAGGTGTTAACAGCGGTGACAGAAAACCGGGAGCCAAAATATCAAGATTGGGTATTTAAAATTTCCCTTAACTAA